GCGATCTGGACCTGCTTGTGGCATCTGGAGCATTCACCACGTCGCTGCTGGAGTAGGCGGGCGCAGGCGGCGCAGCTGCGCCCGGCCGGCAGCAGTCGCAACAGCACCTTCACCTCGCCACAGGTCGCGCACCGCGGCTGGTGCACGCTCTGGGCGCCGGCTGCGATCAGCTGCAGGATCAGTCGTTGCACGGCCGGTGGCGTGTGCGGGTTCTGCTCCGTCAGCAGCGCTGGGGACCGCTTCAGCTGATCATGTGTGCGCACGGCCAGCGGATGCCGGCGGCCGAACACGATCGTGACGACCTGCCGGATCCGCTCGTGGGTCAGCGACCGTTCCACCGCGACGATCTGCAGGGTGATCGCTTCAAGGACCTCTCCCTGCGGCCCCATCACCTCACCCTCCTCATGAGGGCGGGGGGAGGATCTGGGCGCGGCGAGGGCGCAGCCCGCTGTCGCGCAGACGCTGCGTACCGTCCTCACGGGCCAGAGGCTCAGCATCATCCGTGCCGGTGACCGCGTTCACGCCCAGCGCCTGGCGGGGAGCCAGGTCCTCGAAGGTGCAGTCGAAGATGTCCAGCAACGCGATCAGCGCCTGCATGTTCATCCGCTCAGGCTTCTCGGTGACCAGCCGGTATACCTGGCTGGCCGACAGATGCACGCCTCGCTCGGCCAGCAGCGGGATCAGTTTCGTGGTCGAGAACATCCCGGCCGCGCTCATCACCTCCCGCAGCCGCCACTCGAACCCGATCAGTGTCACCTCGGCGCTCCCTTGCTCGTGCCATCTGGTCTGGAGGCTGATCCACCGGCCGATTGAGAGGCTGGTTTGGTGGCCTCGATGGCCTGGGCCATCATCGTGTTCATGTACCGCGTGCTGACGCCCGTGTAGATCGCGGTCGTGGACTGGTGCAGGTGCCCGACCTGCCGCTGCACGAAGCCCGGGTCGACGCCGTCCTCGATCAGGTGCGTGACGTAGGAATGGCGCAACGCGTGCGGGCTCAGCACCTTGTCCAGTCCCCAAGTTGTTCGGTAGGAAGCGAACCGGTCCGATAGTTCCCTCGAACGCAGCCGCCCACCACGCTCGGTGATCCACAGCGCCGGTGTGGGATCGCGGATCATGAGCGGGCGGACCTGCTCGACGTACTCCTGCAGCGCCTCGATCGCCCACCCGAACAACGACGCGACGGCCCGGCGCTTGGCCGCACCGCCGCGGGAGGCCTTGCCGTGACGGACCTGGAGAATGCCGTACTCACCGAACTGCGGGGCCTTGACATTGCGGTAGAAATCACCCACGTCCAGGCTGACGGCCTCTGTGGAGCGTAAACCCCAGGCGTAGGTCACTTTCAGCAGTGTCGCGTCCCGGAAAGCCGGAAGGGCTCCCTTGCGGCGGGTGTCCAGCAGCCGGGAAACCTCCGCGTCGGCGTGATCGAACAGCTGCTGCAGCTCAGTGCGGGTCAGCGGCCGTCGGCCGGGGCGGCCCTCGTAGTCCTGCAGATGCGCCAGCGTGTTCCACTCGTGGCAGACCTGCGTGGGGTGGGAGGCGAACCGCTCCATGCACTGTTCGGCCCAGCCGTAGTGCGGTGAACAGACGTAGTCGCAAAACGCCCGGACAGCAGCCTGATACGTGCGGATGGTCGAGGGCATCAGCGTCCGGCCCGAGACCAGCAGCGTCATCCATTCATCGAAGTCCGCCGCCGACCACTGCCACGGCATCGCGTTGGTATACGCCTGGAAACGACGCACCACCGACGCCGCTGACTTCACCGAATCCTCCCGCAGACGCCGGCCGCCGATCTGCTGCATCCGCCAGCCCTCGACCATGGCCTCGAAGACGGCCTCCGGCTCGTTCAGGAAGGTGACATCGGGCGCCAGGTACAGCGTCGACGTGCCATGCGGAGCGCCCCCACCACCCACCAATATCGCCCCCCTGGCGCACGAATCCTGCATCTGATGCAACAGTAGAGCATCCGGCGGACTATTCGAGCACGCAGAGGATCGACCTGTAATCTCTGCGTTAGATCACTGGGCGGCCTGCGGGGCAAGAAATCGTGCATCACATGCAATACCGCGGGGAAACAGCAGCAGAACCGGTATAGATGCCCTATGGCGTGGAGAGTTGACTTCCCACGGTGTTCTCAGGACGATCCGGCCATGGCATCCAGGGTCACCGTTGAGCTTCTTGACGATATCGACGGCAAGAAGGCAGCAGAGACCCTCGTCTTCGGCATCGATGGTCAAGAGTTCGAGATCGACCTGTCCGAGAAGAACGCCAAGGCTCTGCGGAACGCTTTTGAGTCGTACGCGAGCGCCGGTCGACGAGTCAGTGGCCGCCTCACCCGGAGCAACGCCCGACCGATCGCCACCGGCGTGGACAACAAGGCCGTCCGGGCATGGGCCTCCTCCAACGGCATCGAACTCTCCAGCCGCGGCCGTATCCCGGCCGAGGTCATCGACAAGTACCGAGCAGCCGGGAACTGACACCCAGCTCAGCGACCCGGCTCAGTTCCAGCCCCCGCCGGACCAGGGACCTACTCAAGGGCTACCCATCCGTGCGGAAGGTATCACCGGTCGAACCGCTGGCCCTAGAGCATGAATCTTGCGTCAGGGGAACAGTTCTTCCTGGAAAGGCTGGGCAGCTTTCGCCGGATACCCGGCGTCCTTGCACAGGTCGCTGAGGCTGCGCCACGGGCCCTCTCTCAGCATCTGCACGAAGAGCGTGGCCGTGACCTGGACGTCGGGCATGGCCCGGTGTCGGTCGTGGGGCCGGGGAATGTTCAGGTGCAGCAGGAGCATGTCCAAGCGGTGCGTGGGCAGCTGGGGGTACACGATGCGCGCCATCCGTACCGTGTCCAAGACCATGGTCGCGGCCAGTCGTGGGCAGGCATCGCGGTAGTCGTAAAGGATGCCCGCCTCGGTGGGCGCGTGGTGGGCCACCAGGAGGTACGGCGGTTGCATCAGCGTGGCGTCCAAGCGGGACAGGACGGTCCGGGCCGGTGGCTGGCCGACGAGCATGGCGGCAGTGATGCCGGTCCGGTCGGTACCCATAGGGGTGAGGGGTGCGTGGACCGGAGGGCACATGAGGGCCTGGAACTGATCGCCGCGCTGCAGCCGCCCGTCCTTGAGACCGATCTGCACGACGGCAACATCAATGGGTTCAGGCCGGTAGCCTTTCGGCGTAGTGCCCTCAAAGTCTATGACGACGAAAGTTGTTTCCTGGAAATCCTTGTCGTCCCTGAGATGCGTGCCCGACATGGCGCCCCGTTCCGCTGGTCTTAAGTCACGTGGAAGTAGACATCCGGCAACCCGCCGTCTGCACATGCTTTCGGTAGTCCGTGTTCGTAAGACCGGCTGGCTCTCGCGGTCAGGCTTACCGTTTCTGGCTCCAGTACGCGGGTAGCTCGACCTTCAGAATGTTGGCGAATTCGCGACGCAGCAGGGCCAGGTCGAGGGGGCCACCGGCCAGCTGGGCGGTGAGCTGGTCGATGGGCCAGGACGCGAGGTAGCCGAAGCGGGTGGAGTAGATCGCCAGGCTGTGCAGGGCGAAGGCGTCGGAGTAGTCCATCAGCGCGTACCCCAACAGCTGGTCCAGATCGGCGTGAGGCAGGCTGGCGGCCCGGGTGCCGTTCTGGCGGGGGTTGCCGCCCTGGCTGGCCTTGAAGTCCACCAGCACGCCGGCGGCGATGAGGTCGGCGTCAGCGTTCAGGTCGTGGCTGCCCTCGAACGTCATCCCGGTGTGGACCGGGCCGGGCGGGAGCGCGGGCAGAAGCCGTTCGCGGGCCAGGTCGCGCATGGCGATCAGGTCGGCGACCTCAGCGTCGGTGCACAGGTCCAGGAGCTCGCGTGGGCTGCTGGGGGGGCTGAGCAGCATCAGCCGGGAGTGCTCCACCCCGGCCGGGGCCATCCGCGCCCCTTCGACCAGGAGTGCCAGCGCGTAGGACAGCCGCGCCCACCACTCATCGGGTAGGTCAGCGACCCGGGTGGGGTCCATCGCCGCCACCGTCGCCGAGCCCGGCTCAATGACCCCGACCTGGGCCAGCAGCCGAAGCCCGGGTTTGACGAAGGGACGACCACGGTGGCGGGTCAGCCCGGCCAGGGCCAGCTCCAGGCGCGGTGCGGGGTCGATGAGGAAACGCAGCCACCAGTCGATGGCACCTCCCTGGGTGCCCAGCACGGCCCCGGCGGGCGGAGGCACCAGGATCGGCCCGGCGCCGGCACGGAACGCGGTCTGGACCTCCCGGTGATGCGGGAAGCGCTCACGCAACCACACGGCCACCGGGCTGCGGGGATCCTTGATCTCGTACGTCAGAGCAGACATGCCGCGGAAGCTACCGGGCGCCACCGACAGAATACGTTCCGCGACCACTGGCGGAAGCGGGAGCACCCGAGTCCCGTCTGTTCCTCACCTCGTGCGGGTGCGTCTTCACACCCGATGTCGGTGTGGACGGGTAAGTAGCATCTGTCGTCTCGGTCCACCGGCGTCTCCGGAACTCTGAAACAGCGTCCGCCGGGATCGGTGGCATCTCCAACAATCCGATGGGAACTGGTTTGCCTTCCTGCGATGCTGGGCCGGCATAGGCGTCCAGCGATCTCTAGCGGCTGGCATCGTCTCAGGACGCTTCCGATTTCCTGGCCGAACGAGGGGCACGATGTCAGACCCGGGGCAAAGCGCGGAGGAAAGCGCCGACGCAGGAAACGGATCTCGGCCCGATGGTCGGGTGTCCTCGCCCGAGACGTTGAAGCTGCGAAGAGCCACCCATGCCTTGCGGTTACATCTCGATGGTCTGCCGGTTGACTACAACCTGCAAACGTCTGGAGACCGATTCCTGGCGGGGCAGGCCTTCATGTTCGCACGTAACCGGTATGCCTGCGCAGAGTCGATGATTGGCTCCGGCTTCGGCGGCACGGTGATCGGCGCGATCAGCCGCAGCCTTCTCGTGGACGGTCTGCGCTGGCTATGGATCGGCCAGGAACCCGAGCGCCGCCGTGCACTGCTGGGTGATCTTCTCGCCGAACGGAACCGGCTCTGCATTCTGTTGGAAACGACGG
This genomic interval from Kineosporia sp. NBRC 101731 contains the following:
- a CDS encoding helix-turn-helix transcriptional regulator, translating into MTLIGFEWRLREVMSAAGMFSTTKLIPLLAERGVHLSASQVYRLVTEKPERMNMQALIALLDIFDCTFEDLAPRQALGVNAVTGTDDAEPLAREDGTQRLRDSGLRPRRAQILPPPS
- a CDS encoding tyrosine-type recombinase/integrase, which encodes MVEGWRMQQIGGRRLREDSVKSAASVVRRFQAYTNAMPWQWSAADFDEWMTLLVSGRTLMPSTIRTYQAAVRAFCDYVCSPHYGWAEQCMERFASHPTQVCHEWNTLAHLQDYEGRPGRRPLTRTELQQLFDHADAEVSRLLDTRRKGALPAFRDATLLKVTYAWGLRSTEAVSLDVGDFYRNVKAPQFGEYGILQVRHGKASRGGAAKRRAVASLFGWAIEALQEYVEQVRPLMIRDPTPALWITERGGRLRSRELSDRFASYRTTWGLDKVLSPHALRHSYVTHLIEDGVDPGFVQRQVGHLHQSTTAIYTGVSTRYMNTMMAQAIEATKPASQSAGGSASRPDGTSKGAPR
- a CDS encoding Lsr2 family protein, whose translation is MASRVTVELLDDIDGKKAAETLVFGIDGQEFEIDLSEKNAKALRNAFESYASAGRRVSGRLTRSNARPIATGVDNKAVRAWASSNGIELSSRGRIPAEVIDKYRAAGN
- a CDS encoding exonuclease domain-containing protein; translated protein: MCRRRVAGCLLPRDLRPAERGAMSGTHLRDDKDFQETTFVVIDFEGTTPKGYRPEPIDVAVVQIGLKDGRLQRGDQFQALMCPPVHAPLTPMGTDRTGITAAMLVGQPPARTVLSRLDATLMQPPYLLVAHHAPTEAGILYDYRDACPRLAATMVLDTVRMARIVYPQLPTHRLDMLLLHLNIPRPHDRHRAMPDVQVTATLFVQMLREGPWRSLSDLCKDAGYPAKAAQPFQEELFP